The Saprospiraceae bacterium genome includes a window with the following:
- a CDS encoding RNA polymerase sigma factor RpoD/SigA: MRQLKISNNITSRESLALEKYLVDIGRIDLLTPEEETELAKKIRAGDEEALEKLTKANLRFVVSVAKQYQNQGLSLSDLINEGNVGLMKAARRFDETKGFKFISYAVWWIRQSILHAIVEYSRLVRLPLNKMTAYSKVNEAFTAFVQKFEREPTHEELAEILEVTTKDIANMMKGANRHISVDAPLNEDDGSMTMVDMMTLGEEDSPDLKLMEESIRKEVVEGLDILSPREIQVVIAYYGLEGRKPLTLEEIGELYDLTRERVRQIKERAIRRMRKSINKNALKSFLN; this comes from the coding sequence ATGCGACAACTAAAAATTTCAAACAATATTACTTCAAGAGAAAGCCTTGCTTTGGAGAAGTATCTTGTAGATATCGGCAGGATAGATTTATTGACGCCGGAAGAAGAAACTGAACTTGCAAAAAAGATCCGTGCGGGAGATGAAGAAGCGTTGGAAAAGCTGACAAAAGCGAATCTTAGATTTGTGGTTTCTGTTGCCAAACAGTATCAAAATCAAGGGCTGTCGCTGAGTGATCTGATAAATGAAGGAAATGTAGGTTTGATGAAGGCAGCAAGACGGTTTGATGAAACCAAAGGTTTTAAATTTATTTCTTATGCTGTTTGGTGGATACGTCAATCTATTCTTCATGCCATTGTTGAGTACAGCCGATTGGTGCGTTTACCTTTAAATAAGATGACTGCTTATAGTAAAGTTAACGAAGCGTTTACTGCATTTGTACAAAAATTTGAAAGGGAACCTACCCACGAAGAATTGGCAGAAATCCTGGAAGTTACAACAAAGGACATAGCCAATATGATGAAAGGAGCTAACAGACATATTTCTGTAGATGCCCCCCTCAATGAAGATGATGGCTCGATGACAATGGTAGATATGATGACTTTAGGTGAAGAAGATAGTCCTGACCTGAAATTGATGGAAGAATCCATCCGAAAAGAAGTCGTGGAAGGATTGGATATATTATCACCCAGAGAAATTCAGGTCGTTATTGCATATTATGGCCTGGAAGGTAGAAAACCACTTACATTGGAAGAAATCGGCGAATTGTATGATCTTACCAGAGAGCGGGTAAGACAAATAAAGGAAAGAGCTATCAGAAGAATGCGAAAATCAATCAATAAAAATGCTCTGAAATCATTTTTGAATTAA
- a CDS encoding S8 family serine peptidase — translation MNFQILKSVGLKIFLLLSIFFINVSVNFSQNVSDSPKIDVALISGKPEVQQDIIIQFKKQGNTIGSRKLSGKNAKTKFVFESLTELADSDQKNIRQFLEAKNISFRSYYLVNAISLKADLFLMAELAEFEEIEKIIQDAKYQVAETFPVRSNGERSVEWGVAKINAPQVWQLGHTGQGVVVAGHDTGYEWNHPAIISQYRGWNDNVATHNYNWHDAIHANNPNNSGNNPCGYSNPVPCDDHNHGTHTMGTMIGDDGGNNQIGVAPDAKWIACRNMERGWGQLSTYLECFEWFLAPYAYGENPMTGEPDFSPHVINNSWYCSTTEGCNASNFGFMNTAVNNLKNAGIVVVVSTGNTGSGCSTVTGPPAFFENSFSVGATNSMDQIAGFSSRGPVTIDNSNRLKPNVSAPGVDVYSSIRNGVYGFASGTSMAGPHVAGAVALIISANPDLAGEVELIESILEQTATHPPNSETCGGIPANTYPNNTFGYGRIDVLQAVNMAKNLHVNKMLQLENGDLSFDGSQNSIVLRSPDNNYYKLSIDLNGNVNTTLENLPAQNSTFLINSSINLTLPASGIVLTDEMHNLRRIKLNNSGGIITESISNPTTQHIKSQNRDVIISNSSHGIMMKNSDNKCYLVKVNNAGIIFTSPVLCIE, via the coding sequence ATGAATTTTCAAATTTTGAAATCTGTTGGTTTGAAAATATTTCTGCTTTTATCAATCTTTTTCATTAATGTCAGCGTTAACTTTAGTCAAAATGTCTCTGATTCTCCCAAAATTGATGTTGCTTTAATATCCGGAAAGCCTGAAGTTCAACAGGATATAATTATTCAGTTTAAGAAACAAGGCAATACAATAGGTTCCCGAAAACTGTCCGGTAAAAATGCCAAAACTAAATTCGTTTTTGAATCATTAACAGAATTGGCTGATTCAGATCAGAAAAATATCCGGCAGTTTTTAGAAGCTAAAAATATTTCTTTCAGAAGTTATTACCTTGTAAATGCCATTTCACTTAAGGCTGATTTATTTTTGATGGCTGAATTAGCAGAATTTGAAGAAATTGAAAAGATCATTCAGGATGCAAAATATCAGGTTGCTGAAACTTTTCCCGTCAGATCAAATGGAGAAAGAAGTGTAGAATGGGGTGTCGCTAAAATAAATGCTCCTCAGGTATGGCAATTGGGTCATACAGGGCAAGGCGTAGTGGTAGCCGGACACGATACAGGTTACGAATGGAACCATCCTGCCATTATCAGTCAATATCGAGGCTGGAATGATAATGTAGCTACCCATAATTACAACTGGCATGATGCCATACATGCAAATAATCCCAATAATAGCGGAAATAATCCATGCGGATACAGTAATCCCGTACCCTGCGACGATCATAATCATGGCACACATACCATGGGAACCATGATAGGAGATGATGGCGGGAATAACCAGATTGGCGTTGCTCCGGATGCAAAATGGATTGCCTGCCGGAATATGGAACGTGGTTGGGGACAGCTTTCAACCTATCTGGAATGTTTTGAATGGTTTCTTGCGCCGTATGCTTATGGTGAAAATCCGATGACAGGAGAACCGGATTTCTCTCCGCATGTGATCAACAATTCATGGTATTGTTCTACAACAGAAGGTTGTAATGCAAGTAATTTCGGATTCATGAACACTGCTGTCAATAATCTGAAAAATGCAGGGATCGTTGTGGTAGTCTCAACAGGTAACACAGGTTCAGGGTGTTCAACTGTTACCGGTCCACCAGCTTTTTTTGAAAACAGTTTTAGTGTTGGAGCTACAAATAGCATGGATCAAATTGCTGGTTTTAGTAGCAGAGGTCCCGTAACTATTGATAATTCAAATCGGTTAAAGCCGAATGTCTCTGCACCGGGAGTAGATGTGTATTCAAGTATAAGAAACGGAGTTTATGGTTTTGCTAGTGGTACAAGTATGGCAGGTCCGCATGTGGCAGGAGCAGTAGCTTTGATTATATCTGCGAATCCTGATCTCGCCGGAGAAGTAGAACTGATAGAAAGTATCCTGGAACAAACTGCTACACATCCACCCAACAGTGAAACGTGTGGTGGAATCCCTGCAAACACCTATCCCAATAATACATTTGGATATGGCAGAATTGATGTACTTCAGGCTGTCAATATGGCCAAGAACCTACATGTCAATAAAATGCTTCAATTGGAGAACGGAGATTTATCCTTCGACGGTAGTCAAAACAGTATCGTCTTACGGAGTCCTGATAACAATTACTACAAATTATCTATTGATTTGAATGGTAATGTAAACACAACTTTAGAAAATCTACCTGCTCAAAACAGTACTTTTCTTATCAATTCATCCATAAACCTGACTTTACCGGCATCCGGCATTGTACTGACGGATGAAATGCACAACCTAAGGAGAATCAAACTGAACAATTCAGGAGGTATCATCACTGAAAGTATCAGTAATCCTACAACACAACATATTAAATCACAAAACAGAGATGTAATAATATCCAACTCAAGTCATGGAATAATGATGAAAAACAGTGATAATAAATGTTATCTGGTAAAAGTGAATAATGCAGGTATAATTTTCACTTCTCCGGTGTTGTGTATTGAATGA
- a CDS encoding DUF255 domain-containing protein gives MYNLHKYLFLIFLLSFGIEASAQNKIKWISWEDAMEKSKTEKRKIFIDVYTDWCGWCKKMDMSTFSEDHIARYINKYYYAIKFNAEKKEDIILNGTTYKYVRNGQRGYHELAVHLLQGKMSYPSTVFLDEQFNIIQAIPGYQDISNFEMIISYFGTDNHKSVPWNRFMAGFHKNSYFNNLVTDRN, from the coding sequence ATGTATAATTTACATAAATATTTATTTCTGATTTTTTTGCTGAGTTTTGGCATAGAAGCATCTGCTCAAAACAAAATAAAATGGATTTCATGGGAGGACGCAATGGAAAAATCCAAAACAGAAAAACGAAAAATATTCATTGATGTCTATACGGATTGGTGTGGATGGTGCAAAAAAATGGATATGTCCACATTTTCTGAGGATCATATTGCAAGATATATCAATAAATACTATTATGCAATTAAATTTAATGCCGAAAAGAAAGAAGATATCATTTTGAACGGCACCACATATAAATATGTCAGAAACGGTCAACGAGGTTATCATGAGCTGGCTGTGCATTTATTACAGGGAAAAATGAGCTACCCCTCAACGGTCTTTTTAGATGAACAATTTAATATTATACAAGCGATACCTGGCTATCAGGATATTTCTAATTTTGAAATGATCATTAGTTATTTTGGGACAGATAATCACAAATCTGTGCCCTGGAATCGTTTTATGGCTGGCTTCCACAAGAATTCATACTTCAACAATCTTGTAACTGACAGAAATTAG
- a CDS encoding AAA family ATPase, whose protein sequence is MNNSEISALREAIEKSPDNVPLRILLAGKLVQTGLADEAETEYQTVLSYDKNNIKAKEGLAEVYFRRGRYSGVIVIAEEMIARKEASERLMIICAKSLIREKSLEAAQDLYEKILLKNPDFQDKELDENLRMPSFDQGYDDDDEFDEDDPFGFGFLPGPEDKDFIMEKPDTSFKDVGGMENLKEEIDLKIIKPLENAELYAAYGKKTGGGILLYGPPGCGKTFLAKATAGEINASFISVGINDILDMWIGRSEKNMGYIFEVARRNTPCVLFFDEVDALGASRSDMKNSAGRHVINQFLSELDGVGTDNEGILILGATNAPWHLDSAFRRPGRFDRIIFVPPPDVPSKIKILELLLKDKPVKDVDLRKVVENTSFYSGADMKAIVDIAIEEKLKIALKSGVPEPITTSDLVQATKRHHASTKEWFNTAKNYALFANESGIYDEILKYIK, encoded by the coding sequence ATGAATAATTCTGAAATTAGTGCTCTAAGAGAAGCCATAGAGAAATCACCGGACAATGTGCCTTTGAGAATACTTCTTGCCGGAAAACTGGTACAAACGGGACTGGCAGATGAAGCAGAAACAGAATATCAGACAGTACTTTCTTATGATAAAAATAATATCAAAGCAAAGGAAGGGCTTGCAGAGGTGTATTTTCGCAGAGGAAGGTATTCGGGTGTTATTGTGATTGCCGAAGAAATGATAGCCCGTAAAGAAGCTTCCGAGAGATTAATGATTATATGTGCTAAATCCTTAATCAGGGAAAAATCATTGGAAGCAGCACAGGATTTATATGAAAAAATATTGTTAAAAAACCCTGATTTTCAGGATAAGGAACTGGATGAAAATTTGCGTATGCCTTCATTTGATCAGGGATACGATGATGATGATGAATTTGATGAGGACGATCCTTTTGGTTTTGGGTTTTTACCGGGACCTGAAGATAAGGATTTTATTATGGAGAAGCCCGATACATCTTTCAAAGACGTAGGGGGTATGGAAAATCTGAAAGAAGAAATTGATCTGAAAATAATCAAACCACTTGAAAATGCGGAGTTATATGCAGCTTATGGAAAGAAAACAGGTGGCGGGATTTTATTGTACGGTCCTCCCGGATGCGGAAAGACATTTCTCGCAAAAGCTACGGCAGGTGAAATTAATGCAAGTTTCATTAGCGTAGGTATCAATGATATACTGGATATGTGGATTGGTCGGAGTGAAAAAAATATGGGTTATATTTTTGAAGTTGCCAGAAGAAATACGCCTTGTGTTCTTTTTTTTGATGAAGTAGATGCTTTGGGAGCAAGCCGATCCGATATGAAAAATTCAGCAGGCCGGCATGTCATCAATCAGTTTCTTTCTGAATTGGATGGGGTAGGGACTGATAACGAAGGAATACTAATCCTGGGAGCAACCAATGCACCTTGGCATCTTGATTCGGCATTCAGAAGGCCAGGCAGATTTGATAGAATTATCTTTGTTCCACCTCCTGATGTCCCCAGTAAAATTAAGATTCTGGAATTACTTTTAAAAGATAAACCTGTGAAAGACGTTGATCTTCGTAAGGTAGTTGAAAACACGTCATTTTATTCCGGTGCAGATATGAAAGCAATTGTAGATATCGCAATAGAAGAGAAACTGAAAATAGCTCTGAAGTCAGGAGTGCCTGAACCTATTACCACTTCAGATCTGGTACAAGCTACAAAAAGACACCACGCCAGCACAAAAGAATGGTTTAATACAGCTAAAAATTATGCACTTTTTGCAAATGAGTCTGGTATTTATGATGAAATTTTAAAGTATATAAAATGA
- a CDS encoding tetratricopeptide repeat protein, translated as MSETDFHRQLSHAGILINQSKFEQAHERLTNLIQSGYDDPEILKMLAICKMSMGNSEDAEPLLESFMQKSPNDPFAFYLLSNIEISKRNWKKAIENIDEAIRLDPSVPDFFSVKANIFLQIKEYEQSLRYADAGLALDAQNIDCLNARSGALMALGRKQDAYDTIQKSLAEDPENPDTHANVGWGLLYQGKSTEALNHFKTALSEDPMHGHAKSGMLEAMKAKFPVYRYFLMLMLWLGKLKGDNQWTLLIGSYLAYRGLIYLAKNNEAWRPLTVPLIALILLLFLSSWIFSPLMNLYMLSNPYGRYTINNDEKQSARLTGLALLVCIITLLASVFVDNAGLLILSISAFLMMIPLGSMNNAITIKNKTKLKNFTIILAILAGLNSLICVFENSFFTPFSVLPFLGFLAYQWYANYILIKE; from the coding sequence ATGAGTGAGACAGACTTTCACAGACAGTTGTCACATGCCGGAATTTTAATTAACCAATCCAAATTCGAACAGGCACACGAAAGACTCACCAACCTGATTCAGTCTGGTTATGATGACCCTGAAATTCTCAAAATGCTTGCAATCTGTAAAATGAGCATGGGTAATTCAGAAGACGCAGAACCTCTATTAGAAAGTTTTATGCAAAAATCACCCAATGACCCTTTTGCATTTTATTTATTATCCAATATTGAAATATCAAAGAGAAACTGGAAGAAAGCAATAGAAAATATTGATGAAGCGATCAGACTTGACCCGTCTGTTCCGGATTTTTTTTCTGTGAAAGCAAACATCTTTCTCCAAATAAAAGAATACGAACAATCATTGAGATATGCAGATGCAGGGCTTGCATTAGATGCACAAAATATAGATTGTTTGAATGCAAGATCAGGAGCACTTATGGCATTGGGAAGAAAACAGGATGCGTACGATACCATTCAAAAATCTTTAGCAGAAGATCCGGAAAACCCGGACACCCATGCCAATGTCGGTTGGGGTTTGTTGTATCAGGGTAAATCTACAGAAGCACTAAACCATTTTAAGACGGCATTGTCAGAAGATCCGATGCACGGGCATGCAAAATCAGGAATGCTGGAAGCTATGAAAGCAAAATTTCCGGTTTATCGGTATTTCTTAATGCTGATGTTGTGGCTAGGTAAATTGAAAGGTGATAATCAATGGACTTTGCTGATTGGAAGTTATCTGGCTTACAGAGGATTGATTTATCTGGCAAAAAATAATGAAGCATGGAGACCGCTTACAGTTCCATTGATTGCGTTAATTCTTTTGTTATTTTTATCTTCATGGATTTTTTCTCCGTTGATGAACTTATATATGCTTTCCAACCCTTACGGAAGATATACCATCAATAATGACGAAAAACAATCCGCCAGATTGACTGGTTTAGCCTTGTTGGTTTGTATTATCACTTTGCTTGCTTCTGTATTTGTGGATAATGCAGGATTACTTATTTTATCAATATCCGCATTTTTAATGATGATTCCGTTGGGAAGTATGAATAACGCCATAACTATAAAAAACAAAACTAAACTGAAAAATTTTACAATCATTCTGGCTATTCTTGCAGGATTGAATTCTTTAATTTGTGTTTTTGAAAATTCATTTTTTACTCCATTTTCCGTTTTGCCTTTTCTGGGTTTTCTGGCATATCAATGGTATGCGAATTATATATTAATAAAAGAGTAG